A single Stigmatella aurantiaca DNA region contains:
- a CDS encoding helix-turn-helix domain-containing protein has protein sequence MSELGKRIGQRIRELRTQRPERWTQEELAERAQISVSFLSMIERGERVAHVETLAALAGALGVSLGELFAGTEQSLAQTEDLLRPLSDFARARGLTARDVDRLLGVARAMFNGTAA, from the coding sequence GTGTCGGAACTCGGAAAACGTATCGGCCAACGCATCCGCGAGCTTCGCACGCAGAGACCGGAGCGGTGGACCCAGGAAGAGCTCGCTGAGCGGGCTCAGATCAGTGTGTCGTTCTTGTCCATGATCGAGCGCGGTGAGCGCGTGGCCCACGTGGAGACACTGGCCGCGCTCGCCGGGGCGCTCGGCGTGAGCCTCGGGGAGCTGTTCGCGGGAACGGAGCAGTCCCTGGCCCAGACGGAGGATCTGCTCCGCCCGCTGTCGGACTTTGCCCGCGCACGCGGGCTGACGGCCCGGGATGTGGACCGCCTGTTGGGGGTGGCCCGGGCCATGTTCAACGGCACCGCGGCCTAA
- a CDS encoding M23 family metallopeptidase produces the protein MPPLAPARRWSPALSLLLALLSLGAGRAGAEPSLSIQPGTAKPGDPVLITVWGLNGTPTGTLAGRALRFYEATGGWQAISGLPVELTPGTAAIQVLGFGPSGKEPVELTGTLDVVDPAYPDRQLRVAGKYVQPPASVKARMAEDKAAFATAFSQALGPLLISQNFAWPRQDRITAPYGDKRSFNGKLQSQHFGTDIDGDPGTPVQAANDGVVVMTRDNYSAGNTVILHHGGGLYTTYFHLSRIDVKVGAKVRQGELLGKVGKTGRVTGPHLHWGVKAGELWVDGETLLKLNFFAAPPPRSTPAP, from the coding sequence ATGCCGCCGCTCGCCCCTGCCCGCCGCTGGTCCCCTGCCCTGTCCCTGCTCCTGGCCCTCCTGAGCCTGGGGGCGGGCCGCGCCGGGGCGGAGCCGAGCCTGTCGATTCAGCCCGGCACGGCGAAGCCGGGGGATCCGGTGCTCATCACCGTCTGGGGCTTGAACGGAACGCCCACCGGCACCCTGGCCGGGCGCGCGCTGCGCTTCTACGAAGCCACCGGCGGCTGGCAGGCCATCTCCGGGCTTCCGGTGGAGCTGACGCCGGGGACCGCCGCCATCCAGGTGCTGGGCTTCGGGCCCTCCGGCAAGGAGCCGGTGGAGCTGACCGGCACGCTGGACGTGGTGGATCCCGCCTACCCGGACCGGCAGCTGCGCGTGGCGGGCAAGTACGTCCAGCCGCCCGCCTCGGTGAAGGCCCGGATGGCCGAGGACAAGGCCGCCTTCGCCACCGCCTTCTCCCAGGCGCTCGGGCCGCTGCTCATCTCCCAGAACTTCGCGTGGCCGCGCCAGGACCGCATCACCGCGCCCTACGGCGACAAGCGCTCCTTCAACGGCAAGCTCCAGAGCCAGCACTTCGGCACGGACATCGACGGGGATCCGGGCACGCCCGTGCAGGCCGCCAACGATGGCGTGGTGGTGATGACGCGCGACAACTACAGCGCGGGCAACACGGTCATCCTCCACCACGGCGGAGGGCTCTACACCACGTACTTCCACCTCTCGCGCATCGACGTGAAGGTGGGCGCGAAGGTCCGGCAGGGCGAGCTGCTCGGCAAGGTGGGAAAGACGGGCCGCGTCACCGGCCCGCACCTGCACTGGGGCGTGAAGGCCGGCGAGCTCTGGGTGGATGGCGAGACGCTGCTCAAGCTGAACTTCTTCGCCGCGCCCCCGCCCCGGAGCACGCCGGCGCCGTAG
- a CDS encoding LPS-assembly protein LptD: MSLLLPLTLALLVSAQTPASTPFQLPNGETVEVTADHVVYEPDRQRVTAQGHTQVRTAGALLRADALTYEPGARKVSATGNVMFVSGEFAAVAEAVTLDLESNEAIAQGGLFMQKRNVTPEALATAQTPQQLREMGETPVLMRGTRIQRTDTHTFEVDGIAFTPCACGKDAPDWRIEAQRASVITGERAILTWPVIYIHSVPVFALPWLYLPLSDRRTGLLMPRPGISSLNGFSIEQPLFITLGRSYDVTLSPGYYTGASKETHDLGNGTLREEPRYQGIRGPRLVTEFRYVPSVNTRGRATLGFLYDLQPLRDPRTGAFFRQGNAPQGEALTGARGLRGEASWQHIQEMGHGFSNRVEASLVSDGVFTRDLVADVVARENQYLRSTASLSHRGEDHFAGLEVALRQDIRWGYSFFREDRVPAAADPLRPVLQGPRTFQKLPALTLSLPERRLGERWVVGMRMEFSRLSPLRSRFGDEGEDGRFEASGLQTVTGPDGAPQGLPDPAQANGRFDASDREARDRLDLFPRLSTSFGWGPYARVTPTVALRQDLYAGEVSGRTAQRGYPLADLQVDSELARNFVRGETTFRHTLMPSVRLRYVPGVWGGVPPPGASPGRPPQRYDEIDAALPVGPEGEDEGFLHAVVEVTQSLQRKQGLAVTEPLRLQLGQGFDLTRYAPTWRGAGRQEAPVLRDTFGRLLARVGIFGAGILARYDTRSTRVSQLSADFSVDNGRGDALYARYDDLLAVGSDRLRRGIDTLVGPSSESRARAQLLTAGGRLTLGIGLGLRYEALVQPLVKEQSPLTQQTLGVSYGPDCGCWRLEGVATLRRGQNLPDFGFNFSVASFGALGS, translated from the coding sequence ATGAGCCTTCTTCTTCCGCTGACCCTCGCGCTGCTCGTGTCGGCGCAGACGCCCGCGTCCACCCCGTTCCAGCTCCCCAACGGGGAGACGGTCGAGGTGACGGCGGACCACGTCGTCTATGAGCCGGACCGCCAGCGGGTCACTGCCCAGGGCCACACCCAGGTGCGCACCGCCGGAGCGCTGCTGCGCGCGGACGCGCTGACGTACGAGCCGGGCGCGCGGAAGGTGAGCGCCACCGGCAACGTGATGTTCGTCAGCGGCGAGTTCGCCGCGGTGGCGGAAGCCGTGACGCTGGACCTGGAGTCCAACGAGGCCATCGCCCAGGGCGGCCTCTTCATGCAGAAGCGGAACGTCACCCCGGAGGCACTCGCCACGGCGCAGACGCCCCAGCAGCTGCGCGAGATGGGGGAGACGCCCGTGCTGATGCGCGGCACCCGCATCCAGCGCACGGACACCCACACCTTCGAGGTGGATGGAATCGCCTTCACCCCGTGCGCGTGTGGCAAGGACGCGCCCGACTGGCGCATCGAGGCCCAGCGGGCCTCCGTCATCACCGGCGAGCGGGCCATCCTCACCTGGCCGGTTATCTACATCCACTCGGTGCCGGTGTTCGCGCTGCCCTGGCTGTACCTGCCGCTGTCCGACCGGCGCACCGGCCTGCTCATGCCGCGCCCGGGCATCTCCAGCCTCAACGGCTTCAGCATCGAGCAGCCGCTCTTCATCACGCTCGGGCGCAGCTACGATGTCACCCTGTCGCCGGGCTATTACACGGGCGCCTCGAAGGAGACGCATGATCTCGGCAACGGCACGCTCCGCGAGGAGCCGCGCTACCAGGGCATCCGGGGCCCCCGCCTGGTCACCGAGTTCCGCTACGTCCCCAGCGTGAACACCCGGGGCCGGGCGACGCTCGGCTTCCTCTACGACTTGCAGCCCCTCCGGGATCCGCGCACGGGGGCCTTCTTCCGCCAGGGGAACGCGCCCCAGGGCGAGGCCCTCACCGGCGCCCGTGGGCTGCGCGGGGAGGCCTCCTGGCAGCACATCCAGGAGATGGGCCACGGGTTCTCCAACCGGGTGGAGGCCTCCCTCGTCTCCGACGGGGTCTTCACGAGAGACCTCGTCGCCGACGTCGTCGCCCGCGAGAACCAGTACCTGCGCAGCACCGCCTCGCTGTCGCACCGGGGAGAGGACCACTTCGCCGGGCTGGAGGTGGCCCTCCGCCAGGACATCCGCTGGGGCTATTCGTTCTTCCGGGAGGACCGGGTGCCCGCCGCGGCGGACCCCCTGCGGCCCGTGCTCCAGGGCCCTCGGACGTTCCAGAAGCTGCCCGCCCTCACGCTCTCGCTGCCCGAGCGGCGCCTGGGGGAGCGGTGGGTGGTGGGCATGCGCATGGAGTTCAGCCGCTTGTCCCCCCTGCGCTCGCGCTTCGGGGACGAGGGCGAGGATGGCCGCTTCGAGGCCTCCGGCCTCCAGACGGTGACGGGACCCGATGGCGCGCCCCAGGGGCTGCCGGATCCGGCCCAGGCGAACGGCCGCTTCGATGCCTCGGACCGGGAAGCACGCGACCGGTTGGATCTCTTTCCCCGCCTGTCCACCTCCTTCGGGTGGGGGCCCTATGCCCGGGTGACGCCCACCGTGGCGCTCCGGCAGGACCTCTATGCCGGGGAAGTCTCCGGCCGTACCGCGCAGCGGGGCTACCCCCTCGCGGATCTCCAGGTGGACTCCGAGCTGGCCCGGAACTTCGTCCGGGGGGAGACCACCTTCCGCCACACCCTCATGCCCTCCGTCCGCCTGCGGTATGTCCCCGGCGTGTGGGGTGGGGTGCCGCCGCCGGGTGCCTCGCCCGGACGCCCCCCTCAGCGCTACGACGAGATCGACGCCGCGCTGCCCGTGGGGCCCGAGGGTGAGGACGAGGGCTTCCTGCACGCCGTGGTGGAGGTGACCCAGTCCCTGCAGCGCAAGCAGGGGCTGGCCGTGACCGAACCCCTGCGGTTGCAGCTGGGCCAGGGGTTTGACCTGACCCGTTATGCCCCCACGTGGCGGGGGGCAGGCAGGCAAGAGGCGCCCGTCCTGCGAGACACCTTCGGGCGGTTGCTTGCCCGTGTTGGTATTTTTGGCGCGGGGATCCTGGCCCGTTATGACACTCGGAGCACGCGTGTTTCTCAACTCAGCGCGGATTTCAGTGTCGACAATGGACGCGGGGATGCCCTGTATGCACGGTACGACGACTTGCTCGCGGTGGGGTCTGACCGGCTCCGCCGGGGGATCGACACCTTGGTAGGTCCGTCCTCAGAGAGCCGGGCGCGGGCCCAACTTCTGACGGCGGGCGGGCGTTTGACGCTCGGCATCGGGCTCGGTCTGAGGTACGAAGCGCTCGTACAGCCCCTCGTGAAGGAGCAGTCTCCGCTGACACAGCAGACCCTCGGTGTGTCTTATGGACCGGATTGCGGCTGCTGGCGGCTCGAGGGCGTCGCCACGCTGCGGCGGGGCCAAAATCTGCCGGATTTCGGCTTCAATTTCAGTGTGGCCAGCTTCGGCGCGCTGGGGTCGTGA
- a CDS encoding TetR/AcrR family transcriptional regulator: MSQQSSKAVEGGSREGERRRTILRAAIDVFARKGYHGCRIADVAREAGVAYGLVYHYFKNKDELLETVFETGWSGFVSRIRAVVEAEGPVGLKVRGITDVAFEAYRVDPRAVKVLIVEIARSPGGHVNRQNAFTDTIRMCAEMFVRAQASGELRPEVDPLLASALLFGSIEMGLTALVLGLVDPSDTEMLERARQQIAGSFLHGVLTQDAAAAEESWKKSAMRSKSAKLL; this comes from the coding sequence GTGAGCCAGCAGAGCAGCAAGGCCGTCGAGGGAGGCAGCCGGGAGGGAGAGCGCCGCAGGACCATCCTCCGGGCCGCCATCGACGTCTTCGCGCGCAAGGGCTACCACGGGTGCCGCATCGCGGATGTGGCGCGCGAGGCAGGCGTGGCCTACGGCCTCGTCTACCACTACTTCAAGAACAAGGATGAGCTGCTGGAGACCGTCTTCGAGACGGGCTGGAGCGGCTTCGTGTCGCGCATCCGCGCGGTGGTGGAGGCCGAGGGGCCGGTGGGCCTCAAGGTGCGCGGCATCACCGATGTGGCCTTCGAGGCCTACCGGGTGGACCCCCGGGCGGTGAAGGTGCTCATCGTGGAGATCGCCCGCAGCCCGGGCGGCCACGTGAACCGGCAGAACGCCTTCACGGACACCATCCGCATGTGCGCGGAGATGTTCGTCCGGGCCCAGGCCTCCGGCGAGCTGCGGCCCGAGGTGGATCCGCTGCTCGCCTCGGCGCTGCTCTTCGGCTCCATCGAGATGGGGCTCACCGCGCTGGTGCTGGGGCTGGTGGATCCGAGCGACACCGAGATGCTGGAGCGCGCCCGGCAGCAGATCGCCGGATCCTTCCTTCATGGTGTCCTCACGCAGGATGCCGCCGCCGCGGAGGAGTCATGGAAGAAGTCCGCTATGCGGTCCAAGAGCGCCAAGCTCTTGTGA
- a CDS encoding enoyl-CoA hydratase/isomerase family protein, whose translation MEEVRYAVQERQALVTIDRPRARNALSPDVVQGLMEAVSRAEADPEARVLVLTGAGEKVFCAGGDLGQMGEGGFLATHEGRRAYAQLLSRLQGCRKPTVARLNGHALAGGLGLVLACDLAVAAEHVELGTPEIDVGLFPMMVMALLQRHLGRKRALELVMTGDRLSARDAVALGLINRAVPAAELDAAVGALAGKLAGKSQAVLALGKRAFLTAEDMPFPVALEFLASQLSLNTLAEDAAEGIGAFLAKRAPEWKDR comes from the coding sequence ATGGAAGAAGTCCGCTATGCGGTCCAAGAGCGCCAAGCTCTTGTGACCATCGACCGGCCGCGGGCGCGCAACGCCCTGTCGCCGGATGTTGTCCAGGGGCTGATGGAGGCCGTCTCCCGGGCGGAGGCGGACCCCGAAGCGCGCGTGCTGGTGCTCACCGGCGCCGGCGAGAAGGTGTTCTGCGCCGGTGGAGACCTCGGGCAGATGGGCGAGGGCGGCTTCCTGGCCACGCACGAGGGGCGCCGCGCCTATGCCCAGCTGCTGTCGCGGCTGCAGGGCTGCCGCAAGCCCACGGTGGCGCGCCTCAACGGCCACGCGCTCGCGGGCGGGCTGGGGCTGGTGCTGGCGTGTGACCTGGCGGTGGCCGCCGAGCACGTGGAGCTGGGCACGCCGGAGATCGACGTGGGGCTCTTCCCCATGATGGTGATGGCGCTCCTGCAGCGGCACCTGGGGCGCAAGCGCGCCCTGGAGCTGGTGATGACCGGCGACCGGCTGTCCGCGCGCGACGCCGTGGCCCTGGGGCTCATCAACCGGGCAGTGCCCGCCGCGGAGCTGGATGCGGCGGTGGGCGCGCTCGCGGGCAAGCTGGCCGGCAAGAGCCAGGCGGTGCTGGCGCTCGGGAAGAGGGCCTTCCTCACCGCCGAGGACATGCCGTTCCCCGTGGCCCTGGAGTTCCTTGCCTCCCAGCTGTCGCTCAACACCCTGGCGGAGGATGCCGCCGAGGGCATCGGGGCCTTCCTGGCCAAGCGCGCCCCGGAGTGGAAGGATCGCTGA